From the Schistocerca piceifrons isolate TAMUIC-IGC-003096 chromosome 2, iqSchPice1.1, whole genome shotgun sequence genome, the window AGAGTAATGCAGCAGCAAATAATTACATTCGATCTGCGTTGCTTCACTTCTAACAACACAATGTTATACACAATTAGGAATCGACCACAATGCACTAGTATGACAGAGTTGGTCTCACATCCAAATCAGTGTTACTATTTTTCAGGTGTTCCCGAAATTGCTGAAGCTCAGCTGGAGAGATTCCTTGCCAACTTTCTAGTTCAGACAAAACCCTGAGATTATCACAGTGGttcattaacaaatttacagtatGCATACTCAAATTATCACTatacaaaatttttaattcttcaaGTTTTTGCATTGGGTTGACTGACAGAACTTTAGCCATTGTGTCATCACCAATACCAGTAGAGGAACCTAACTGTATATACTTAATGTTGAAGCAACTAGATAATAAAAATTCAAGATGTACAAGTGCACAGTCTACAACACACATTATGTATTCCAAATACTGGAAAGGTTTAACTGAAAGTGTCTTCATTGATACAGATGTATGCTCTAGAAAATCACAGTtataaaaaactaatttttttaagtTTGGGCAAAACTGGCTAATGTATATAAGTGCATTTAGATCGATTTCTTCCACATGTTCAAGGtgcaaccatgtcagattttgtcCTTTGACTTCCAACAAAAGCTTGACATGGTCAGTATAAAAATCACAAGACATAAGTTTCagttctcttaaatcatttagagCTGCAAGTACTGTAAGGTCACTAATTCTTTCATCATGGTAAATGGAAACATGTCTGACACAAGGACACATCTCTATAAGTAAATTTAAATGATAGGTTGTCACATCTCGGCTCTGGAAAATATGTAATCCCAGTGGATGAGAATATGTGCCGGAAAACCGTAAATGTTCAAGAATGGTGCCAAATTCATCACAGCGCCCAAGATCTCTTAAGTTTTTTAAACCCACTAACAATTCAGCATAGCCTTCAATAGATACAGAAGTTCGATATAACAGTAACTGCCTCAAATCCTGGCAATTCAATAAAGATGGTATACTGCGATCAGTTACAGAGCGTGAAGAAGTAACATCTAAGATTCGTAACCTACTACAGTTGTTTGCTACAATTGATATAATATGATCAGTACAGTCAAAACAAAGACAAAGCGATACTAAATTTTTCATTGCTGTGATGCCCTGTATAACTGTCTTTTCAAAGTCAGAAGTTTTCCAGCCACCAGAACCAGATCCAAGATTCAAAGTTTCAAGGCCAGTCATCTTCTCTAATGTTTGATACAAAACATGTCTCATAATTTTTGGCCACACTGAGATATTCATTTCACGTAGATGATAGTTGACTGCAACTTCTGTTAACTTAACAACTATATTCATTTTATTGAGAAAGAGCCACATAGGTTGATCCTGGCTATAagaatcttttgtttcttttattaattCACTCACTGATGTTAAAATATGAGTAGCCATTTTATCAAACAGAGATCTAGGAACACTTGAGTATAATAGTTCATTCAGCCATTGGAAGGTGTTCTGCAAATACTCAGGACGTTGAGTTGGCATTTCATGTGAAATAGGTGATTCTGGAGATATCATGATGCGGCCTATGTGTGCCACAAACTGACCAACAGCTGCAAGACTCAATCTTTCTAAAGATAAGGGTTGTTTTTTCTTAGGCATTGTTACTAACAGAATGCACTTGTCAAGCACAGAactgcaaagaaaataattatatttaGAATTTTAAACAAAGTCTATAAATTAGTGCatcataatatttttcataaaagaGTACAATTatttaaaacataaacaaaaaatccTATTCAGGAAGCTTATTAAATACATTACCTTATCAGCACTGCTTTAAGTTGATGCAGCAATGCTATTTAaagttataaacaaatttaatatttgtgGCAGgaatattaactggttcaaaactTACAAACACGTATATACAGCCTCAGGTTCTAATTTCAAAGTTCAAAGAAAGCAATTAACTGGTTCACATATGCGGATCAGAACATAATGTCATGATCTAATAGACTGCTTTGTTTAAATACAATTTATGACAAGTGGTTTAACTGGTCTCACTGATGTTTGAAGCAGCAATGGAATAAATCTTGGATAAATTTTTTGCTGCTACATCACTTGAGAAGAAAAAATGGGTTGACAGATGCTGAAGACACAGCTAACAAGGAGTGACTGAATAAATGGGAAATTGAAATTAAAAGTGTGTGTTACAGGATGGTGTGAGGGTGAGCGCATAAGAAGAGGGTGAGTGAATGAGACATGAAGGggacaaaaaattgaaaatgaggGATTCAAATGCACATTTGACTGACACAGGACCAAATGTAAAACAAGTAGCAGACCAGTCTTATTGCATAATGCCACAATATTAGCACACATTCTTTCCTCAGACAATGGACCATTACGTAATTGCTAGAGTCTTTATACATCTCATGTTTCATCACCAATTGTCGGTCTTTTTAACATGTGCAGCTGTTCAGATGATAGTGCACATTTAACACCTACTTTGTGGTGGCTTGTAGACATCATTACTGTACAAGCAACTGTAGGTACCAAAAAAGCTGTTCCACCTGTAAAGATCATCTAACAAGATGATATTTTGCTGAAACTTATCCCGCCAGATTGGAACTACCAACACCACCATTTGTTCTACCAATAACAACTGAAATATCCGACAAATGCGAAcacatgtgctctctctctctctctctctctctctctagcaagAATTAACTTGATCACGTGACTAGGTACACCATGTTCCAGTTCAAAGTAGTGCATGTTGTTTGCCTTACAGTGGAAACATGAAAAATTATCATGGCATATCCTTTTGCAGGCAGCCACAGTGACTTGCTGCTGACAAAAATGTATTGGTGACGATAAGAAGAAAGCAGTGACAGCACACACAGAAATGTTAATGCTGGGTAATTATGGTAGGAGGGGCACCATGAGGAGATGAGTGGAATTCTTGTATTCACCACAAAGAAAAACAGCAAAGTTCAGACAATAATTATGCCACTGATAATATGGATAAATGTGTTATTAGGAAGCAACTTCTGTGATATTACAAACAATAAAAGGAAATACCAACTTTGTGAAAACCCCATGGCTTATGTCGCAAGGAAATGGACGTCAAAACTTGCAAACAAACTCTGACAAGGTGGGGGCACAGCATCAGTGATGGGCATCAGAGAATGGATTGAATGCCAATGTGGTTTAAGTTCATAGCTATTTCAACCTGAATCCGTTCAACTCAGTGGGTCTTCATTAAGGCTATACCATCCCCAGAAAAGAGACAAATTGCGTTTACTTACCAGCCATTAAAATGGCCTAAGTTTTTAAGACAGTACTACCTCACAATGTGAAGGTGACAGGCTACTGTGCTGATGGGCACTAGTTGTTTCATGCCCCACTAGCAGATAATGAGTTGGATGTAGATGAACTGGCAAGAGAATCATAGTGGAATAGTGCACAACACTGCCACAGAGGACATGTGCTAAGTGTTGCAAGGCAGACCGTCCAATCCAGGCGTTTACCTGTCAGCGGCAATAGGCCTGTCTGGGCAGTTCTTATGTGAACATCATCTGCTTTTGCCTCACACTGTACTCTGTTTTTGCTGTGCTCAGTTACTCACTCACAATGGCCATGTTGTGTTTGCTCTAGGCTCATCTCCACGCAGCATTCAGACACCCTCCTGCTCCGCAGATTCACCCtctgctcaaattattcttggaaccgAGAGCTCTATGAAACCCGAAATAGAAAGTGAAAAGAATAGCAAGTCATAGAACATATATCGGAATGACGCAATAGACATCATAGGATGTGGAGCATTCACCGGCATCGAGAAAAATATTGTGCTATCGAGGTCAGAACCAAGTCTGATTGTGAAGTTACCTTGATGCAATTAGCAACATCAAGTTAATTACTGGATGTCATTACCAGCCACCCAAGTCCATTgtaacagttgtagaatcattcaacgGAAGTCTATGTTCAGTAGCATGGAAATAcctgatcatgcaatattagtcaGAGATGACTTTAatctgccgagtatagactgggacactgtGGATTGATTGCATGTGGTATGGACAGTCttctgaagtacttttgaacacattttgctAAAGTTTCCTTGAACAACTACTTAGACAACCCACACACACTGAAATATTTTAGACctagtagctacaaacaggcctgaccttatcaaTAGTGTCAGTGTATAGACAGGGAATAGTGAACAAGACATCGTTATAGTGACAATGGTTACTCAAGTTAACACAACAATCAAAAAGACTGCAGCAGTATTTCTGCTAAAACAAGCTGATACGCAGTTTTTGGCATCCCATTTAGACAACGAATGGACATCACTGAGTTCCAACATGACGGATATAGAGGAATTATGAACAAGGttgaaactgattgtaaatcacgCTCTGGAGACTTATGTGTAATAAGGGATAAGAACCtctgtggtttaataacaaaattcagaaaatgctgaggattCAGATTGTTGCACTTTTGATTCAAAAAAGAATGTCCAAATGTTGACATGCAAAATTTAGCAGAAATTCGTGCATCAGTAAGAAGATCAATACACAAGGCTCACAACAACTTCCACTGTCATACCTTTGTGAAAGTTCTTGCCAAGAACTCAAGCAATTTCAGTGAATACATAAAATCACAAAGTGGGTCAAAGGTTTCTATCCCATCATTCATCAGCCAGCCTGAGTTGGCAATCTATCACACCAAAAGGAAAACTAAAGTTTGAAATTCACACTTAGGAAAACATTCATGCAGGATGGTGATACAAATATACCGCATTTGACTGTCGCACAGACTCCCACATGGAGGCCATAGAAACAGGCATCCCTGCTGTCGAGAagcaattgaaagagttgaaaacaaataagttgcaagGTCCGGGTGGAATCcctatttggttttacagagagtctgtcccttacttagcctgcatttatcacaaatctctcaccATGTGCAAAGCTCCAAACAACTGGAATAAAAATGCATGGTACTCCTTATGTAAGGAACATAACAGAGCACTCCCACATAATTACATGCCATTATCCTTAACAttggtctgctgcagaattctcaaaaatattctgagtttgaatgtaataaatttccttgagacagaaaagcttctgtccacgaatcagcacagaCTTATAAAGCGTCACTCATGGAAACTCAGACTGCCCTTCTCTCATATGATACcctgagaaccatggatgaagggcaacaggtagattccatgttTTGGAATTCTGGAAAATGTGTGACACGGGGCCCCGCTGCAGACTGTTAccaaagatacgagcatatggaataggtcctcataaatgtgagtggctcaaagacttcttacgtaatagaaaCCAGTACATTGCCCTCGATACTGAGCGTCCATCAGAAACAAAGGTACcgttaggagtgccccagagaagtgttgtaggaccactcttcttctctatatacataaatgatatgatggacagggtgagcaacagtttagggctgtttgctgatggtgctgtgatgTACAGGacggtgtcatcgttgagtgactgtaggaggatgcaggaTGACGTAGACAAACTTTCTAGTAGGTGTTATGAacggcagcttgttctaaatgtagttaatgggaatgagtaggaaaaacaatcatgtgatgtttgaatacagtattaccGTAGTTTGAATACAATATTACCGTATTAGTAATGTACTGCATGACACAGCCACATCAATCAATATCTAGGTGTAATCTTGCAAAGTGGTatggaatggaatgagcacataggtAGTAGTAGGGAAGACAAGTAGGTAGTAGTAGGGAAGACAAGTGGTTGCCTcatttcattgggagaattttagaaaatactagctCATGTGTAAAGGATATGGCATAAGGAACACTAGtccaacccattcttgagtattcttCGAATGTTTGAGAcccccaccaggttggattaaaggaaaccATTGATGTGATTcacaggcgtgctgctagatttgttatagtTGGTTCGATCAGcaggcaagtattatggagatacttcatgaactcaaatgggaatagctGGAGAATGGGACTgaatgcagaatgattctactgtcagtaatgtacatttcacataaggatcacaaacataagaaaaattagGCCTTGCGTGGAGGCttatatacagtttttctcttGATCTATTTGTgggtggaactggaaaggaaatgactagcagtgatacATAGTGCCCTCTGCTATGCACCATATGGCGGCCTGTGgagtatgtacactgatcagccacaacattatgaacacCAATCTATTttcatataaacccgtccaggtgacagcatcatcatctggtgagcaatgactgctagtcaaacatATTGCACCGTGcatgtatcagtgagtgtgctgtctgtggctagaatggggaaggtgtgcaATCTATCTGCATATAACAGGTTCagatgtgatggcccagaggctcggaacAAGGGTTTCGCAAATGGTATGACTTGTCAAGTGTTCAATGAGTGTTGTAGTGAGTGTTTTCAACACAtagcgaaaccaagatgaaaccacgtccagacgttgcaGGGTTTGGCGGCCatacctcattacagatgtcagacgttttaggctgtgcagactggtaaatCAGGACAGAtggcaaactgtggtggaactaacataagactttaatgctgggcatatTACAAGTGTGTCTTAACACACAGTACGCCGAACATTCCTAACAATGGACCTTTGCAGCCAACAACCCATGCatgcgccaatgttaacaccacaacatagacaactatgactgaaatggacaTATGACCATCATCACTGGACCTTGGTGCAGAGAGAGAGCACATTGCTTGGTGTGATTATTCCTGAGACCTCCTTCATCACGCTGATGGAAGGGCACAAATGCATCATCTTCCAGGGAACAGGGCACCTATACTGTGGAACAGAGACAAGCTAGCAGCAGCTCCATcgggctctggggaacattcacttgggcatccatgggtctgatggagcttgtgcaaggcaccatgatggccaatgagtattgtacactggttgcagaacaTGTActccccttcatgacaatcatttttcccactctTTCAAAAAGATAAAGCATCATGTCACAAGAACAGGAGTGTGaaggagtggttcaaggaacacagtggtgagttccaattgatgtgctgacccccccccccccccccctccgccccagcttcccagatctgaacccaataaaacacatctgggatgcgattgaaaatcacgtcagagctcatcgtcctcaCCCACCTCCCTCTCCAGAATGTAAGGGAATTGGGTGACATTGTGcgtaggggggagagagaggggggcgggggtgcGTACCCATGTGCCAACTCCCCCCCAGCAATGTaccaaggccttattgcttccaCACCATGACACTTTGCCACTGTTTTTACCTACATAAGGTgggcataccagctattaggtagatggtcataatgttctggttgatcagtgtatgtagATGCTCTGCTTCTTCTTCCTGGGTTCAGCTCCCCAAGCTTTTAGGTGGGCAACCATCAGAAAGTATAGTATCATTCTGTGCCGTCAGTGACGGTACCGTGTCGTTGACATGCCTGTGCATATACTACAGTCGTGACATAGCACTTTCTTACActtttaacacttttcttttccaGTGTGAGATTGTAGCCACCATGGACACAGCATGTTTGCAACGCTGGTGTAAGTAGCTGCTCCTCCAGGAGCAGCAATAAAAACTGCAGTATGAGTAGAGATTGAACAGAATGTGGAACTGATCTATATGCAGGCTGCCCTGCTGGCAAGCCAGGCACCTGCTGAGAAGCCTCCTCCTTCACTGCCCTTGACACCATTTGCCAATTTTGATCAGTCTATAGAAATTGGGAGCATTACCTAAGGTTGTTCTTGCTGCACTGACAGCTAAACTATATCGTCAATCCATCTCCTAGGGCTGCCTTGTTAATGCCCAGCAGTTTGAGACTGTACACAATCAAGCAAAACTCGAAGCCCTCTATCAAACCTGAGGAACTTAACTTTGAGGATATATGTCAGTTGCTCATGCAGTACTTTGATCATCAAACCCATGAGGTGGCAGCACAGTTACAGTTTAACCATGGTGGCAGTACAGTTATCATTTAACTAGCACCACAAGTGTCCCAGAGTTACAAATAGCATGGATAACTGATCTGCAGGGATCTCATACAACTATAAGTTCGAGTATTCCCAATGTCCCAGCTCATACTTGGACTTGCTAATTAGGGATGTGATTGCCCTGACCTAATAATCCAAATTAGAACACTGGCACTATTTGACCCATCTTTAGGCTAAATCACCAAGGTTGTGGAATCACATGAACACATACAGTAGTGGCAAAGGACACTCTGTCTAACAACTGGCAACTGGCAAAGTAAGATGTGCATGACAAACACCCTCAGTGCCCTATGGGGTGAGGCAGGCGGCCCTGCCTTCTGCTGAGCCACCATATGTTGATGCCATTGATGATTTGAGCGCAGTGACATCATGGTGCTGCCTTTTTTGGCCCACAATGGTATAGACAGGTTTGAGACAAGTCACacagggtgtatatgcggacaaggaaaaaacaAATTCTGGATTTTTCCACAGATttcgtggttaaaatacactttctcccagaccAAAACACACTTTTCCCATGTTAAATGACAGGATACTTTCCCTTGGATCTGAAAAACTTATCAATCATTTGAAGGGTTAACGTTTCATGCACTGGCTTGAAATTCCCAGTACATTACTAAACCACCacgagcggtgggggggggggggggggggttatatgcAGCCACAAGgtcgctgcatattttcatattacaaaagtataaattcagaTTCCACCAAACTCGGCAagttagtttccgaagcattgaaatcgagtttgcaatgcgcttttgtaagtcaATCATAACCCatgccacgtgatctcgccagccattGAAAGCAGGTATTCAGAGCATagaacacgtgatgtagtcagtcaaCAGCAACAGCACTGTTAAATAGCGCGAACACATGAGtagggaaagttaatggtttaaattaatatacaattGTGGCTGCAAGGGAAGCtatgctttcacatataatactggtcttgAAGATCAATTAACCATCAGAAAAGCTAAGGATTCATGTATAAATTGGTCTTATTTTTTAACGAGTGTTATAatgcaagagcatcagaatttcgtaaaccattCTAAAATACCCAATTCCGTTTAAAGTGTACATTTGtacgtccagattcacaatgaagaagGCCCCAACCTGAAATTAAGCTTTTCAGTaaggttttcgggatgtaaattttcttggattaTCATTACTGCATTATCTcgagtttggttctttattatcgtGGTGTCGAATGAAATAAAGACTTGTACCTGGCTGCCGAACTTCTCCGaataggggtctcccggccaacgatgccatacgctcatttcattttatcgATAGTGCCATACGTGCCAGAAGATAAAAAAGTGCACTTGAAatccagcaaacagttgaaactagccaatagtatggaatgaaacacttcgtttcaaataaattgactgcctcagtggaaaagattaataacaaccaaatttctttagcaacccAACAAATATAACTTCAccgttctgcaaggtgattaatgcttgactgttaaAAACCTTGaattaaaataaaactaaaaacctGAAACGAATAACGTATTTTAGCCTTGCATAATTATGTGATCTATTTTATCTATGAATCTGCAAAATCTATGAATTGatggctcccagccacagaaatccgttttgttttcatttgacacgaGATCTGTAaaggaagaggaaacaacaaaataacTAAATGTGTCCCAAAAAAAATTTCtgtgtagcatctggctgcttgctacaGCCACACTtccaagtagccagaagcaggagaacgTACTGTTCTACACAACTGGCATATTCTCTAACGAAGCTAACATAAACAACTGTGAAGTCACGCTCATTACaagcagtttgctgttatgaagtattgcatagtctttcgTCTTAATGCCTTTAACATGTTTTGTTGTTGGCACATGTTTGCGTGTGCAGTTTGttttgttgtaaatggtgcatttcctttgcaacttcggttttatttaatttttttctcccgtttatgttttattgctgcaataaAATTCTGCAGTAGTGAGGtagagtaatattctttgttagactaTCAGTTATtagcaatcaaaattacaaaaatttcatggaaaaCTAATACTCTGAAAAACTCCCGGAGTTCTAAAAGATTCCCATGTTTTTCCTGGTTTTCccttggatgaaaaaattccccggTTTCTCCTGGATTGTCCAGTTGTACTGTGGCATATACACCCTGTCACAGCATAGTAATCCCTGTTCACAGCATTTTTTGGGTTCTCAGCATCACTCTCCCACTGTACTTGATTTTCCTCAATGGGAAAGTCAGCAGACATGCCCAAACTGTCAGTTGGTGCACATTCAATGGAACTGCCCACACGTAGATGCCATGTGTGGGGTATGTCATAATGTTGGCCATTTGACAATGGTTTGTGACAGTGAGCCTCGGGATGGTCATCGGAGGCCTCAGTGTTTTCCTTTGAATCGGAGGCTGTTTCTGATGCCCCACAAGCAGCACATCAGTGTATTCTGCTTACATTGGAAGTGGATGGGTGGCCAATTGACTTCGAGGTAGACAAAAGAACGATGGACAATCTAATTAACTTAGATATGTACAGTCTCTTAGGCTGCCCTGTGACACAATGGCCACTACATCATTGTGTCTCATAGTAAACAAGCACATCCCTTTGAGGGGGCAATTCTCAACCTATTATCAGCATTTGGAATGGCAAGTTACATTGTTAGTGGTTAATTCACCAGTAGCACAAAGTATTTTTGGGTtagacgccatttctgtttttagtttctagaCTGTTGACAACGTACAGTCAATGTCTCAACAGTTCCCTTGTAACACTTGGACTCTCTTTTCTATGGCTATACAATCATCTGTTTGAGAATACCCTGGGTCAAGTCAAAAATTCTGAAGCACACATCTCTCAAATTGTATGCAATACTTAAATTTTCTGGCCCTACCCCATTCCCTTCATCATGCATGACTAGGTCAGGGTCAAGTTGCAGCATTGGTAGGCCATCGGCATAGTTTCTCCTACTTCACGAAGCCAATGGGCCACCCCTCTGGCAGTGACTCAGAAGTCAGATATTGTCGTG encodes:
- the LOC124777010 gene encoding SCF E3 ubiquitin ligase complex F-box protein grrA-like isoform X1 gives rise to the protein MPKKKQPLSLERLSLAAVGQFVAHIGRIMISPESPISHEMPTQRPEYLQNTFQWLNELLYSSVPRSLFDKMATHILTSVSELIKETKDSYSQDQPMWLFLNKMNIVVKLTEVAVNYHLREMNISVWPKIMRHVLYQTLEKMTGLETLNLGSGSGGWKTSDFEKTVIQGITAMKNLVSLCLCFDCTDHIISIVANNCSRLRILDVTSSRSVTDRSIPSLLNCQDLRQLLLYRTSVSIEGYAELLVGLKNLRDLGRCDEFGTILEHLRFSGTYSHPLGLHIFQSRDVTTYHLNLLIEMCPCVRHVSIYHDERISDLTVLAALNDLRELKLMSCDFYTDHVKLLLEVKGQNLTWLHLEHVEEIDLNALIYISQFCPNLKKLVFYNCDFLEHTSVSMKTLSVKPFQYLEYIMCVVDCALVHLEFLLSSCFNIKYIQLGSSTGIGDDTMAKVLSVNPMQKLEELKILYSDNLSMHTVNLLMNHCDNLRVLSELESWQGISPAELQQFREHLKNSNTDLDVRPTLSY